Below is a window of Enterococcus gilvus ATCC BAA-350 DNA.
ATTTTTCTTCAATTTCATATATTCTTTTAACGTTTTTTTCATATTCAGTTTACCATTTTTAATGAAAACTGTCATTTTTTTAATCCGGTTACTCCTATAACCAAAAAAAAAAAAAAAGACCCATCGGCCTTTTTTAATTATTTTGATTTATCACCAATATCCCGGCGATAAAAATAGTTTTTGGTAGTAGCTTCATCCAACGCTTGGTATACTTTCTTTTGCGCTGCTTCAATCGTGTCGGCTTCTGCTTCTACTAAGAGTACTCGTCCGCCTGAAGCCACGATTGCTTCATTCTTATCAGCGACTCCTGCATAATAAACGGTCACTTGGTCATTAAAGGTTGGTATATCCATCCCTTTTTTATAGTCATTCGGATAGCCTTCTGCCGCCAATACGACGCCCACGGACGCTCGTTCGCTCCAAGTCAGCTCTGGCTTACAATTGTTCAGCAGATCATCAATGATCTGTGCAAGATCACTTGTCAGTCGAGGCAGGACAACCTGTGTTTCAGGATCACCAAAGCGAGCATTGAATTCAATGACTTTTGGCCCTTTTTCTGTCGCGATCAGTCCAGCATATAAGATTCCTGTAAAGGGCGTATCGTTTTTGATCATTCCTAAAGCTGCTGGCTTGACTATTTTTTCTAACGCAGACGTTACTATCTCTGAAGAAATTTGAGGGACTGGTGAATAGGCCCCCATCCCACCAGTATTTGGACCTTGATCGCCGTCATAAGCACGTTTGTGGTCCTGAGCGATGACCATTGGATAGACTTCTTCGTCCTTTACAAATGCGAGTAGTGAAAATTCTTCCCCCGCTAAAAATTCTTCCACCACGACTTTGTCACCACTCTCACCGAAGCGATGATCCGTCATCATTTCTTTCAATGCTTGCAACGCATCGTCTAAGGTGAGTGCAACAGTAACGCCTTTGCCCGCTGCCAACCCATCCGCTTTGATGACGATGGGTGCGCCTTTTTCTCTGACATACGCGCACGCTGCCTCATAGTCAGTAAAGGCTTCGTACTCCGCCGTCGGGATTTGATTGTTCACCATGAGTTTTTTCGCGAATTCCTTGGAACCCTCGATCATTGCGGCTGCTCTATTCGGACCAAATATTTTTAATCCAGCTTTTTGGAAATCATCCACGATCCCATTTAATAGCGGAATCTCAGGTCCTACAAAGGTCCAAGCGATGCCCTGTTCTTTTGCAAATGAGATCAGCGCTTCGTGATCATCTTCTGCAATATCGAGGCGCTGAATCCCGTCCTTTTTCATGCCAGGATTGCCCTTTGCACAAAAGACATCTGTTACCTTTGGACTTTCCAGCATTTTTTTCGCAATCGCATGTTCACGTCCGCCGCTGCCAATAATTAATACCTTCATTGAATCCTCCTCAAATTAATGTTTGAAATGACGAACGCCAGTGAAGACCATCGCTACACCATATTTATTAGCCATCGCGATTGAATCCTTGTCACGAATACTTCCACCCGGCTGAACAATCGCCTTGATTCCATGCTGTGCCGCGTATTCTACACTGTCATCCATTGGGAAATAAGCATCACTCGCTAAAACTGCCCCTTCCATCCGGCCTTTTGCCTCTTCAAGAGCAATTTTTACGGAGCCTACTCGATTCATTTGACCTGCACCAACGCCGACAGTTTGATGAGCGTTTGCGACAACGATCGCATTCGATTTTACATGCTTCACGGCTTTCCAAGCAAATGCCAATGCCTTCAGCTCTTCGTCTGTTGGTTTCCGATCTGTAGCTACTTCCCATTCTTCTGGAATTTCTGTCACAACATCTTGCTCTTGAACAAGCAAGCCGCCTAGAACAGACACCACTTCTTGCTGATCGCTGTTCGTGTTGCTGAAATCCAACGTCATTAAGCGCAGGTTTTTCTTGCTTGATAATACGTCAAAGGCTTCCTTGCTGAAGCTTGGAGCAATAATAATTTCTAAAAATAGCTTGTGCATTTCTTCTGCTGTTTCTAGGTCGATTTCGCGGTTTGCGACTAAGATACCGCCAAAGATAGAAGTAGGGTCTGCCTCATATGCAAATTGATACGCCTCTGCAATCGTTCGGCCGCTACCGATCCCACATGGATTCATATGCTTCAGTGCCACTACAGTAGGGTCGGAAAATTCTCTGGCAATACGAATAGCCGCATCGGCATCCTTAATATTATTGTAGGACAATTCTTTCCCGTGTAATTGTTCCGCACTGGCAATCGAATAAGAAACCGGTCGGGCATTTTGATAAAAAGCAGCCGTTTGATGACTATTTTCCCCATACCGCAGCGTTTGCTTCAGCTCATAGGTCAACGTCATTTTTTCTGGTTCCAGCTCTTCTACACGATTCGTTAAGTATTCTGCGATTAAGGCATCGTAGGCCGCAGTGTGACGGAAAACTTTCGCCGCTAAACGTTTCCGCGTTTCTAACGTAGTCGCCTGATTACTTTTCATTTCTGCTAACACAAGTGAATAATCTTCTGGATCAACAACGACCGTTACCGATGCGAAGTTTTTCGCAGCGGAACGAAGCATGCTTGGCCCGCCGATATCAATGTTCTCAATCGCTTCTGCCTCCGTGACGTCTGCTTTAGAGATCGTTTCTTTAAATGGATAGAGATTTACGCAAACAAAATCAATCGGCAGAATATCCTGCGCCTGCATTGCCTCTAAATGACTTGCTAGATCGCGGCGGCCTAATAACCCACCATGGATTTTTGGATGCAGCGTCTTCACGCGGCCGTCCATCATTTCTGGAAAACCAGTAACTTCGTCAATACTCAAGGTCGATAGTCCGGCATCGTCTAGTACTTTTTTAGTCCCGCCCGTAGAAATAATCTCAATCCCTGCGTCAATCAATCCTTTAGTAAATTCTACAATTCCGGTTTTATCTGAAACACTAATCAATGCTCTTGTCATTATGATTCTCCTTATTCATAGTAATGAATTCATTTTGTTTGTGAACGACTAAATACGTATATCGAATACCAAGCAATTAGGCATTTGACTTTCCAATTGAAAAGTTTTTCTCGCTTTTTCTTTACATTTGTAAAGTTTTAGAGCGATTCGCTTAGTATGTGTAAACTTCTCAGTTGTCAGATTCTTTTACAATTTCTGCTAAAACCTGAGGGTAAAGCTGGTGTTCAACTGCATGGATCTTCGTTTCTAAATCACTCAAGCTGTCTGTTTCAGCAACAGATACTTTCCCTTGAGCAATGATCGGTCCTGTGTCCACGCCGCGATCGACATAGTGAATCGTCACGCCTGTTTCCTTTACCCCTGCCTCATAGGCGTCTCTGATCCCGTGTAAACCTGGAAAATCAGGGAGCAGGGCTGGATGGATATTGACGATTCGATTCGGAAATGCTGTTAACAAGTCTTCGCCGATAATGCGCATATACCCCGCTAATACGACCAATTCAACCTCGTGATCCTTCAATTTCTTTAACAGGGCTGCTTCGTAACTTTTCTTATCAGGAAACTCTTTCAACTCGAAGCTCTCACAAGGAATCGAAAATTTCTTTCCTCGTTCTAACACATAGGCATCGCGATGATCAGAAAACAGCAAAACCAACTCGGCCGGGATCTCTTTATCTTTGACGGCCTGAGCGATCACTTCAAAGTTCGACCCATTTCCTGAAGCTAAAACGGCTATTCTCATATTTTTTTCCCTTTGAAAAGAATCGCTGCTTCCTCTTTTTTCGTCACTTTGCCGATTAGAAAGAAGGCTTCGTTTCGTTCAGTGAGATCCGCTTTGACAGCGTCTAATTTTTCTGGAGAAACAGCCAAGACCATTCCAATCCCCATATTGAAAATTTCGTACATTTCCATTTCAGGAATTTTTCCGTACTTTGCTAGCGCGTCAAAGATCGGTAAAACAGGCCACGCATCTAAGTGGATCTCGCAGGCCAATGCGTCCGGCAGCATTCTTGGTAAATTTTCTACAAAGCCGCCACCCGTCACATGGGCGATCCCATTCACTAATTCCTTTTTGATCAGAGGCATTACTGCGTCAACATAAATCTTTGTTGGTGTCAAAATTTCATCGCTGAGAGTGCCAGAAAGCTCCGGCAGCTTCTCGTCGTATGAAAAATGATTCGTTTCGAAGAAAATTTTCCGAACTAAGGAGTAGCCATTTGAATGAATTCCTGAAGAAGGCAAACCAACTAAGATGTCGCCCTCCGAAATTTTCTCGCCGGTGATCATTTGGCTTTTCTCAGCGATTCCCACTGTAAAACCTGCAAGATCATAATCGTCTTCACCATACATTCCCGGCATCTCAGCAGTTTCTCCACCGATCAAGGCTGCTCCTGCTTGCACACAGCCTTCCGCAACACCAGCAACCACTTGTTCCAATCGCGCGGGTATATTTTTTCCTGTTGCGATGTAATCTAGAAAGTATAACGGTTCTGCTCCTTGTGCTACGATATCGTTCACACACATAGCGACACAATCGATCCCGATCGTATCATGTTTGTCCGCCTGAATCGCTACCATCAATTTTGTTCCGACCCCGTCTGTTCCTGAGACTAGAACAGGCTCTTTTACATCGAATTGGCTCAAGTCAAAACAGCCGCCAAATCCGCCGATGGCACCCATGACGCCTAATCTTTCGGTCCTTTTCACATGCTTTTTGATACGCTCCACTACTTCATAACCGGCCTCAACATCTACACCAGCTCTGGAATATGCATTTCCCACTCGTTTCGCCCCTTATTCGTTTTTGTTGATTCATTTAGAAAAACAGAAAATTTATAGACCCTTTACCGCATCTATCATGCGCCTGGGCCTTTGATATCAGCCGCTTTAAACAAACGAAGTCTTTTCCTTCAGTGTTGCTTGGTAATGTGCCTCATAATCGTATAACGGTGTCGGATAGTCTCCGTTAAAATAGGCCATGCACAACCCTGAATAGGGTGCGTCAAAATGTAACCCAATAGCGTTGATCAGTCCTTCTTCACTTAAAAAAGAAAGAGAATCTGCACCGATCAGTTCGCGAATTTCTTCAATTGAATGATTGGCCGCAATCAGCTCTTTGCGGGTTTGTATGTCAATCCCGTAAAAACAAGGATAGCGCAAAGGAGGCGAAGCAATGCGCACGTGAACTTCCTTCGCACCTGCTTCTTTTAATAAGTTTACGATGCGACGGCTCGTTGTCCCGCGGACGATCGAGTCATCCACCATAATAACTCGTTTGCCCTCAACGACACCTCGGACAGCCGAAAGCTTCATCCGCACCCCTTGCTCCCGCAATTCTTGAGTTGGCTGGATAAACGTTCTGGCGACATATTGATTTTTTACTAACCCCATTTCATAGGGGATGCCTGATTCTTCTGCATAGCCGCTTGCCGCTGATAAGGATGAATTTGGCACACCCACCACCATATCTGCGTCAATGCCGTCTTCCTGTGATAAAATGCGCCCCATGTTTTTGCGCGCACTGTGAACGTTCACGCCAGCAATGTTTGAATCGGGACGGGCAAAATAAATATATTCCATTGAACAAATGGCGTGTTGTGTCTCTTTCGTAAAATGTTCGACTTTTAGGCCTTCATCGTTGATCGTGATGATCTCGCCTGGATTCACATCTTGAATAAACGTGGCGCCAACGACTTCCAGCGCACACGTTTCCGATGCTACGACATACGCGCCATTGACCATTTGTCCAATAGACAACGGGCGAAAGCCGTTAGGATCAAGTGCCGCCACCATCGATTCTTCTGTCAGCATCAGGTAAGCGAAGCCGCCCTTGACCGTGTTTAGGGCCTCCTTCATTCGTTCACACAATGTTTCCTTTTGACTGCGGCGAATCAAGTGCATCAAAATTTCAGTATCAGAGTTTGAATGGAAGATGGCTCCATCAATTTCCAATTCCTTTCGCAAACTTTTTGCATTGGTCAAATTTCCATTATGAGCTAACGCAAAATCCCCATCATAGAAATTGAATAAAAAAGGCTGGATATTATCGACACTGCTGTTTCCTGCCGTCGCATAGCGCACATGACCAATCGCTGCTTGCCCTGTTAACTGGTTTAATTGACGCTCATCTTTAAAGACTTCAGACAACAATCCTAGACCACGAGTACTCATTAATTTGCCGCTGTCATTACTAACGATTCCAGCACCTTCTTGACCACGGTGCTGCAAACTATGCAAGCCAAAATAAGTGACGCGTGCAGCATCTGGGTGACCCCAGATGCCGAAAACGCCACACTCTTCATTTAAACTTTTTACTTCATTAGACATGGAATGGCTTCCTCCCATAATTTTTCAGCTTCCTCTGTAGCGACTGTGATCTCACCGCCCACAGCGCTCATGCGTAGGTTCCCGGAATTCGTCACCTTGCCGACCTTCAAAGCTTTCTTCCCTGCTAAAGCCTCAAAGTCCGCTTGCTTCTCTGGATTTACCGATAGAACAAAACGAGATTGAGTTTCTGCAAAAAGGGTTTCGATAGGCATATCAACAGCAATCTCAACACCTAAATGATTCGTGAATGCTGACTCAGCGATGGCTACTGCCAATCCGCCCTCTGCACAGTCATGAGCACTTTCAATGAGACCCGCTTTGATCGCAGCAAGAACGAAGTCTTGATTTGCTTTTTCGACAGCGAGATCAAAGTCCATCAATTTTCCTTCAATTTTTCCTGTTTGCATTTTTTGAATTTCAGTTCCATTGAAATCGTCCTTTGTTTCGCCAACAATATAGATCAAGTCGTCCGCATTCTTGAACTCCTGAGTCGTAATGTGAGCTAAGTCCTCGATCAAGCCCACCATACCAATCATTGGTGTTGGGTAAATCGCTTTCCCGTTCGTCTCATTGTACATGGACACATTTCCTGAAATAACTGGTGTATTCAATGTACGACAAGCCGCTGAAATACCGTCTGCCGAAGTCCACAATTCCCAGAAGCCTTCTGGTTTTTCTGGAGAACCGTAATTTAAACAGTCCGTGATCGCCAAAGGCTGTCCGCCAGAAGCAATAATATTACGTGCTGCTTCAGCAACTGCGATTTGACCGCCTACTTCAGGGTTCAAATACAAGTACCGGGCATTACAGTCAGTCGTCATCGCCAAGGCTTTATTTGTTCCACGAACCCGTAAAACAGCCGCGTCACTCCCGGGTCTGACAACCGTATTTGTTCGAACCTGAGAATCATAGGTCTCATAGATCATTCTCTTTGAAGCGATCGTCGGCTGCTGCAATAACGCCAATAATGTTTCTGTTCCATCGGAAACTTCTGGTTCAAAATCAGCCATCGCTGCGAATTCTTGGATACGTGCGGGTTCGCGTTTTTCATTTTCATACACAGGCGCATCTTCAGCCAATGCATCAACGGGCAAATTCGCGACTTCCTCTCCGTGATGATACAAGCTGTACATCCCGTCATCCGTTACCTCACCGATAGTCACTGCATCCAACTCATAGCGTTTGAACAATGCAACAACTTCCTCTTCATGCCCTTGTTCCACACAAATCAGCATCCGCTCCTGTGATTCCGAAAGCATCATTTCGTAAGGGGTCATCTGTGTTTCTCGTTGCGGGACATCATCCAAGTACAGTTTTAACCCAGAGCCGGCTTTTGAAGCCATCTCTGAACTAGAAGAAACCAAGCCGGCCGCTCCCATGTCTTGGATTCCGACCAAAATATCTGAATGCTCTAAGATCAATTCCAAGCATGCCTCTAATAAAAGTTTTTCCATGAAGGGATCGCCTACTTGAACGGCCGAACGCTGTTGTTCTTCCCCTTCAACAAATTCTTCAGAAGCAAACGTTGCGCCATGAATACCATCTCGACCCGTTTTAGCCCCAACGTACATGATCGAATTGCCAACGCCCTTTGCTTGGCCTTTTTGGATATCCTTATGGTCGATCAAGCCCACACACATCGCATTGACTAATGGATTTCCCTCATAACAAGCATCGAATGCCACTTCTCCGCCGACAGTCGGAATACCGATACAATTCCCATAACCACTGATTCCTGCAACGATTTCTTCTAATAAATACTTCGTACGAGCGGTAGTCAACTCACCGAAACGCAATGAATCTAAAATAGCGATCGGACGGGCACCCATACTGAAAATGTCGCGAATGATCCCGCCGACACCTGTTGCTGCCCCCTCATATGGTTCGACTGCGGAAGGATGATTGTGGCTTTCTGCTTTAAAAACAACCGCTTGTCCATCACCAATGTCCACGATCCCAGCACCTTCTCCAGGTCCTTGCAACACTTGCGCCCCCTCTGTTGGGAACTTGCGTAATACAGGCTTCGAATTTTTATACGAACAATGCTCGCTCCACATAACAGAAAATAAGCCCGTTTCTGTATAATTCGGAAGGCGGCCAAGGATGTCCTCGGAAATCAGGCGATATTCCTCATCAGTCAACCCCCATCCAGCATAAATGCGCTGATCTTTGATCTCTTGAGCTGTAGGTTCAACTTTCATCATTAGTTTGCAGTCACCTTTCCAAAATTAGTTAGTATTGAAGCGAAGAATTTCTTTCCGTCATCAGAACCCAGTAATGTCTCCATTGCTCGTTCTGGATGCGGCATCATTCCTAAGACATTTCCTGCCTTGTTCGTGATCCCTGCGATATTTGCGACACTTCCGTTGATGTTTTCACCTTCATAAGTGAAGACGATTTGATCGTTCGCCTTTAGCTCAGCCAAAGTTTTTTCATCGCAATAATAGCTTCCTTCACCGTGGGCAACAGGAATTTGGATCGTTTCATTCGCTTCATATTCAGAAGTAAATTTTGTTTGGTTATTCACAACAGTGAGTGGTGTGATCTTGCTGATAAATTTCAAGGAATCATTGCGACGCAGCGCACCAGGTAAAAGACCAGCTTCTGTCAAGATCTGAAACCCATTACAGGTCCCAAAAACAGGCTTTCCTTCTTCAGCAAACCGAATAACCTCCGACATGATCGCCGCAAACCGAGCGATTGCACCGCAGCGTAAGTAGTCTCCATAAGAGAATCCGCCTGGAAGCAATACGCCATCAAACCCTTCTAGACTGTCGGAATCATATCGAACATACTCGCAATCTGCTCCCATGATTTCCTTCATTGCCCAGTACATATCCAAATCACAATTTGAACCGGGAAATACAATGACTGCAAATTTCATGCTACACTTCCTCCGCTGTCAAAATTTCGTAGCGATACGTCTCCATGTTTACGTTGGCTAATAATTTGTCACAAACTTCTTCAATCATTTCTTCTACAGGGCGGTCATTTTTCGCCACTTTGATTTCAAAATATTTCCCGATACGTACTTCTTCGATCTCATCATAGCCTAAACGATGAACCGCACCCTTTACTGCTTCTCCTTGGGGGTCTAACACAGAATCCTTATACGTAACATAAACTTTCACAAAATACATTCTTATTCTCCTCGCTTTTCTAATCTATTTAGTACTTCTTGGTATATCGGGATAATATCTCCTAAGTCACGACGATAAATATCTTTGTCTAAATGTTCCTTCGTTTTCTTGTCCCATAAACGGCAAGTATCCGGAGAAACTTCATCTGCTAGTAAAATCGACCCATCTTTCTGACGACCAAACTCTAATTTAAAGTCAATCAGCGTAATATCCATCGAGTCAAATAGCGCCGTCAACGCTTCGTCGACTTCTAAAGCCATTTTTCTCAACTGGGCAATCTCATCCGTCGTTGCAAGTTGCAGGAATTCAATATGGTCCTCAATGATCATTGGATCTTCCAGCGCATCGTTTTTATAATAAAATTCTACGATGGGTCTATTCAGTGGGGTTCCCTCTGGTATAGCCAATCGTTTTGAAAAACTTCCCGCTGCCACATTCCTTACCACTACTTCCAATGGAATGATCTCGACCGTCTGAATCAATTGCTCCTTCTCCGACAGTAGTTCGATAAAGTGATTGTTGATTCCTTTACTTTTTAAAAAATTAAAGATTTGAGCAGTGATTTGATTATTAAGTTCGCCTTTACCGCTAATTTGATCTTTTTTTGCACCGTTTAAAGCAGTTGCCTGATTGAGGTATTCGACCCAAACAATCGCTGGATCGTCTGTTTTAAATAATTTTTTTGCTTTGCCTTCATACAATAAAGTCGTTTTTTCCACGTTAGCGCGCCCCTTTTTTCTGAACATTATGAAACATAATGTTCAAATCGTTCGTTTATCAACTTCATCTTTAGTGTAACAACTGCCCCTCACTTTTTCAACGCTTTATCGGATATTATAATCACAAAAACTGTATAACGTTCGTGTTTTAGCTAGTCGTATCAATTGGAATTATCTTAACCACTAAGAGATAGCGTTTACATTTTAAGCAAATGATGCTATATTAAACTCGAATGAATTAGATGGAGGAATCGCTTATGCTAGACGCGGGTGCAGCAGCTCATACATTTCTTAATTCAATGGAAGAAACAGAAAAACAACAATTGCTAAATGCCTTATTGGGACTAGATACTACACACAATCTCAATCAAGGAACCAGTTTTTACTCATACCGAAATTTAAAAAAAATGTTGCATCCAAAGCAATCTCAAGCGATGCAATGTTTAAATTTCTCTAATCAAGCACAAGATACCTTAGTGATCAAACAATTTAAGGATCATTCGTTTTTGAAGAATTCTTATCGGATCGAGATTCTATTAAACACCCATTCTTATGAGTACCAGTTGGTGGATTGCTTATTACAGGAACTTCATGAAAGTTGTTTCGTAGATGTTTACTCTTATGCGTGAAACAAAAAAATCTCTTGCCCTTCGGCAAGAGATTTTTTTTATTTAAGACCTACACGTTCAAATACGCGATCGACATTTTTCAAATGATAATTATAGTCAAATGCATCGTCTAAATCAGATTCAGACAATACCTTCGTGATTTTCTCATCTTCTTCAAGCAACGGACGGAATTGCACTTGATGATCCCATGCGTAAGCTGTTTTCGGCTGTACTAGATCATAGGCTTCTTCACGAGTCATTCCTTTATCGATCAATTTCAATAGCACACGTTGGCTATAAATCAACCCGAATGTCGCCTGCATGTTGCGCTTCATATTTTCTGGAAAAACGGTCAGATTTTTAACGATCGTACCAAAGCGATGCAGCATATAATCCACAAGAATCGTTGTATCTGGAGTAATGATCCGTTCTGCTGATGAATGTGAAATATCGCGTTCATGCCATAAAGCCACGTCTTCAAAGGCAGTGATCAGGTGACCTCTTACAACACGGGCCAACCCAGTCATGTTTTCAGAACCAATCGGATTGCGCTTGTGAGGCATAGCAGAAGAACCTTTTTGTCCTTTTGCGAAAAATTCCTCCACTTCACGGGTCTCAGATTTTTGCAGACCACGAATTTCTGTCGCAAAGCGCTCAATTGACGTAGCGATCAAAGCTAAGCTTGAAAAGTATTCCGCGTGTAAATCTCTAGGCAATACCTGAGTCGATACTTCTTGCGGACGGATACCTAATTTTTCACAGACATATTCTTCAACAAAAGGCGGGATGTTCGCGAATGTTCCTACAGCCCCTGAGATTTTCCCAGCTTCTACCCCTTTAGCCGCATGCTCAAAACGCTCGATATTGCGTTTCATCTCTGAATACCACGTCGCTAATTTCAGACCAAACGTAGTTGGCTCAGCATGAACACCGTGGGTCCGTCCCATCATTACTGTGTTTTTGTTCTCTTTCGCTTTTTCGCCGACAATAGTCAAAAAGTCTTGCAAATCTTGGCGTAAAATATCATTGGCTTGTTTATACAAGTAACCATACGCCGTATCCACGACATCGGTGCTGGTCAATCCATAATGAACCCATTTCCGTTCTTCGCCCAATGTTTCCGAAACGGCACGTGTGAAGGCAACGACATCATGTTTTGTCGATTGCTCGATCTCTAAGATACGATCAATGTCGAACCCCGCGTTTGCGCGAATCTTTTCAACATCTTCTTTCGGGATCTCACCAAGCTCTGCCCATGCCTCGTCGGCTAATATTTCAACTTCCAGCCATGCTTTATAGCGATTTTCGTCACTCCAGATATTTCCCATTTCAGCTCTTGTATAGCGATCTATCATTGTATTCTCCCTTTTAACATACTTGTTATTTCGATACTTTTCTTACGTAACGTTCGTAATCCTTTTACAACTGGTTTAATCCCACGTTTCCGTTTTCTTGATGTCGTCTAGTGTTCGTTGGATGCTTTCAGTCAAGATAGTGACATGCCCCATTTTACGACCCTTTTTCGGCATGGCTTTACCATAATAATGAAAGTGCCAGTCTGGCCATAGATCGATCAATTCATAGGTTTTCAAGAGATTCTCGCCTAAGACATTGACCATTACAGCGTTTGATAATAATTTTGGTTCGCTTAAAGGCCACCCACAGATCCCGCGAATATGCGCATCAAATTGGCTCATGGTACAGGCTTCAATCGTGTAGTGTCCTGAATTGTGTGGACGAGGGGCGATTTCATTTACATACAACGCGCCTGCTTTGGTCAAGAAAAACTCCACACAAAGCGTTCCTACAAGATCTACCCCACGAGCGATTACTTTCGCGATTCGGCTCGCCTCTTTTGCAACGGCTGCATCGATCCCAGCCGGTGCGATCGTTTCATGGAGAACATTGTTTCGATGGACATTTTCAACTACTGGAAATGTGACGTAATCGCCAATATTATTTCCTGCTACCTGGACAGACAATTCTTTTTCAAAAGGGATCCATGCTTCCAAGACGCAGGTTCCTTGACGCAAAAGGTTCATTGAAGGAGCCAAATCGGCCGTACTTTTTAAGACATATTGTCCATGGCCGTCATATCCGCCGCGCGTCGTTTTTAGGACACAAGGATAACCGATTCCTTCAATAGCATCTTGAA
It encodes the following:
- the purD gene encoding phosphoribosylamine--glycine ligase, which produces MKVLIIGSGGREHAIAKKMLESPKVTDVFCAKGNPGMKKDGIQRLDIAEDDHEALISFAKEQGIAWTFVGPEIPLLNGIVDDFQKAGLKIFGPNRAAAMIEGSKEFAKKLMVNNQIPTAEYEAFTDYEAACAYVREKGAPIVIKADGLAAGKGVTVALTLDDALQALKEMMTDHRFGESGDKVVVEEFLAGEEFSLLAFVKDEEVYPMVIAQDHKRAYDGDQGPNTGGMGAYSPVPQISSEIVTSALEKIVKPAALGMIKNDTPFTGILYAGLIATEKGPKVIEFNARFGDPETQVVLPRLTSDLAQIIDDLLNNCKPELTWSERASVGVVLAAEGYPNDYKKGMDIPTFNDQVTVYYAGVADKNEAIVASGGRVLLVEAEADTIEAAQKKVYQALDEATTKNYFYRRDIGDKSK
- the purN gene encoding phosphoribosylglycinamide formyltransferase, whose product is MRIAVLASGNGSNFEVIAQAVKDKEIPAELVLLFSDHRDAYVLERGKKFSIPCESFELKEFPDKKSYEAALLKKLKDHEVELVVLAGYMRIIGEDLLTAFPNRIVNIHPALLPDFPGLHGIRDAYEAGVKETGVTIHYVDRGVDTGPIIAQGKVSVAETDSLSDLETKIHAVEHQLYPQVLAEIVKESDN
- the purH gene encoding bifunctional phosphoribosylaminoimidazolecarboxamide formyltransferase/IMP cyclohydrolase, with the translated sequence MTRALISVSDKTGIVEFTKGLIDAGIEIISTGGTKKVLDDAGLSTLSIDEVTGFPEMMDGRVKTLHPKIHGGLLGRRDLASHLEAMQAQDILPIDFVCVNLYPFKETISKADVTEAEAIENIDIGGPSMLRSAAKNFASVTVVVDPEDYSLVLAEMKSNQATTLETRKRLAAKVFRHTAAYDALIAEYLTNRVEELEPEKMTLTYELKQTLRYGENSHQTAAFYQNARPVSYSIASAEQLHGKELSYNNIKDADAAIRIAREFSDPTVVALKHMNPCGIGSGRTIAEAYQFAYEADPTSIFGGILVANREIDLETAEEMHKLFLEIIIAPSFSKEAFDVLSSKKNLRLMTLDFSNTNSDQQEVVSVLGGLLVQEQDVVTEIPEEWEVATDRKPTDEELKALAFAWKAVKHVKSNAIVVANAHQTVGVGAGQMNRVGSVKIALEEAKGRMEGAVLASDAYFPMDDSVEYAAQHGIKAIVQPGGSIRDKDSIAMANKYGVAMVFTGVRHFKH
- the purL gene encoding phosphoribosylformylglycinamidine synthase subunit PurL, with translation MMKVEPTAQEIKDQRIYAGWGLTDEEYRLISEDILGRLPNYTETGLFSVMWSEHCSYKNSKPVLRKFPTEGAQVLQGPGEGAGIVDIGDGQAVVFKAESHNHPSAVEPYEGAATGVGGIIRDIFSMGARPIAILDSLRFGELTTARTKYLLEEIVAGISGYGNCIGIPTVGGEVAFDACYEGNPLVNAMCVGLIDHKDIQKGQAKGVGNSIMYVGAKTGRDGIHGATFASEEFVEGEEQQRSAVQVGDPFMEKLLLEACLELILEHSDILVGIQDMGAAGLVSSSSEMASKAGSGLKLYLDDVPQRETQMTPYEMMLSESQERMLICVEQGHEEEVVALFKRYELDAVTIGEVTDDGMYSLYHHGEEVANLPVDALAEDAPVYENEKREPARIQEFAAMADFEPEVSDGTETLLALLQQPTIASKRMIYETYDSQVRTNTVVRPGSDAAVLRVRGTNKALAMTTDCNARYLYLNPEVGGQIAVAEAARNIIASGGQPLAITDCLNYGSPEKPEGFWELWTSADGISAACRTLNTPVISGNVSMYNETNGKAIYPTPMIGMVGLIEDLAHITTQEFKNADDLIYIVGETKDDFNGTEIQKMQTGKIEGKLMDFDLAVEKANQDFVLAAIKAGLIESAHDCAEGGLAVAIAESAFTNHLGVEIAVDMPIETLFAETQSRFVLSVNPEKQADFEALAGKKALKVGKVTNSGNLRMSAVGGEITVATEEAEKLWEEAIPCLMK
- the purM gene encoding phosphoribosylformylglycinamidine cyclo-ligase translates to MGNAYSRAGVDVEAGYEVVERIKKHVKRTERLGVMGAIGGFGGCFDLSQFDVKEPVLVSGTDGVGTKLMVAIQADKHDTIGIDCVAMCVNDIVAQGAEPLYFLDYIATGKNIPARLEQVVAGVAEGCVQAGAALIGGETAEMPGMYGEDDYDLAGFTVGIAEKSQMITGEKISEGDILVGLPSSGIHSNGYSLVRKIFFETNHFSYDEKLPELSGTLSDEILTPTKIYVDAVMPLIKKELVNGIAHVTGGGFVENLPRMLPDALACEIHLDAWPVLPIFDALAKYGKIPEMEMYEIFNMGIGMVLAVSPEKLDAVKADLTERNEAFFLIGKVTKKEEAAILFKGKKI
- the purF gene encoding amidophosphoribosyltransferase gives rise to the protein MSNEVKSLNEECGVFGIWGHPDAARVTYFGLHSLQHRGQEGAGIVSNDSGKLMSTRGLGLLSEVFKDERQLNQLTGQAAIGHVRYATAGNSSVDNIQPFLFNFYDGDFALAHNGNLTNAKSLRKELEIDGAIFHSNSDTEILMHLIRRSQKETLCERMKEALNTVKGGFAYLMLTEESMVAALDPNGFRPLSIGQMVNGAYVVASETCALEVVGATFIQDVNPGEIITINDEGLKVEHFTKETQHAICSMEYIYFARPDSNIAGVNVHSARKNMGRILSQEDGIDADMVVGVPNSSLSAASGYAEESGIPYEMGLVKNQYVARTFIQPTQELREQGVRMKLSAVRGVVEGKRVIMVDDSIVRGTTSRRIVNLLKEAGAKEVHVRIASPPLRYPCFYGIDIQTRKELIAANHSIEEIRELIGADSLSFLSEEGLINAIGLHFDAPYSGLCMAYFNGDYPTPLYDYEAHYQATLKEKTSFV